One region of Juglans regia cultivar Chandler chromosome 4, Walnut 2.0, whole genome shotgun sequence genomic DNA includes:
- the LOC109013550 gene encoding uncharacterized protein LOC109013550, translating to MMSRPWVLVCLLLLIVFTSQFEWKQQYGNELEASPNASQKQRYISDREESVKEKIILSQEKNIQKLNELVRSLREQLVQCRGESEVVNGTVTPLTELLTELERHPILED from the exons ATGATGTCGCGGCCCTGGGTATTGGTTTGTCTGCTCCTGTTAATTGTATTTACATCACAGTTTGAGTGGAAGCAACAATACGGGAATGAACTGGAAGCAAGTCCAAACGCTTCCCAGAAACAGCGTTATATATCTGACAGGGAGGAATCagtgaaagaaaaa ATTATACTCTCTCAAGAGAAGAATATTCAGAAACTTAACGAGCTTGTGCGGAGTCTTCGAGAGCAATTGGTACAGTGCAGGGGTGAAAGTGAGGTGGTCAATGGCACAGTGACCCCTTTGACTGAACTTCTAACTGAGCTTGAGCGTCATCCAATCTTGGAGGATTAG
- the LOC109013551 gene encoding uncharacterized protein LOC109013551, whose translation MKLKVVGKKLYDYIRYDLKEIAFPSSLPDPPHIKKRRKLTWQERFLVLKEACRLYAASWVRDIGPDLRPNDYKKYEESDDKPDGAKSKTKEKEPSTLEDLAVAARGGMETLRPALQRVYMTRASAYRDALKSFIEGYQEGIQQVMEKKEDSKSQPKSNAPKNPP comes from the exons ATGAAGCTGAAGGTTGTGGGCAAGAAACTTTATGATTACATTCGCTATGATCTCAAAGAAATCGCTTTCCCTTCGTCGCTTCCAGATCCCCCCCATATTAAAAAACGGCGTAAACTCACCTGGCAGGAACGATTCTTG GTGTTGAAGGAAGCTTGTAGGCTTTATGCTGCGAGCTGGGTACGAGATATCGGTCCGGATCTTCGGCCAAATGATTATAAGAAGTACGAAGAGAGTGATGATAAGCCTGATGGAGCAAAAAGtaagacaaaagaaaaagaaccatCAACGTTGGAAGATTTAG CGGTGGCTGCCAGAGGGGGAATGGAGACATTAAGGCCTGCTTTGCAGCGTGTGTATATGACAAGAGCTTCTGCCTATAGAGATGCGCTCAAAAGCTTCATAGAAGGATATCAAGAAGGCATCCAACAGGTCATGGAGAAAAAAGAGGATTCTAAATCTCAACCAAAAAGCAATGCACCCAAAAATCCCCCTTGA